A genomic region of Elaeis guineensis isolate ETL-2024a chromosome 9, EG11, whole genome shotgun sequence contains the following coding sequences:
- the LOC140851784 gene encoding protein CMS1-like produces the protein MASEKPKTPKRKKPQDHSPSKPLSRHSIKKKKTNKSKNPNHMPLGKNKTLAEKMKNREAEEKKKSGEANRDTVLLSTAPAAEQLRFFLNLFQSANKIKLSPLELEAFKDTSMVRFAEDMDQDVENLSKHMKAIFGTSWKEVLCEGKLSEGTIDAGSPAVLIISTSALRSLELIRGLKPLTRECRPVKLFAKHLKVEDQVALLKNRVNFASGTPSRYLFWSFVFQSWLFSNFWITDFFTCMYCKLAQKMH, from the exons ATGGCGAGCGAGAAACCAAAAACTCCCAAGCGAAAGAAGCCTCAAGACCACTCCCCCTCTAAACCCCTCTCACGCCAttccatcaagaagaagaagacgaacAAGAGCAAAAACCCAAATCACATGCCTCTCGGCAAGAACAAAACCCTAGCCGAGAAGATGAAGAATAGAGAggcggaggagaagaagaagagcggAGAAGCCAACCGTGATACCGTCCTCCTCTCAACTGCTCCGGCGGCCGAGCAGCTTCGCTTCTTCCTCAACCTGTTTCAATCCGCCAACAAAATCAAGCTCTCTCCTCTCGAGTTGGAGGCCTTCAAAG ATACTTCCATGGTTAGATTTGCTGAAGATATGGATCAGGATGTGGAGAATTTGAGCAAGCATATGAAGGCTATTTTTGGAACTTCATGGAAGGAAGTTCTTTGTGAGGGGAAGCTTTCAGAGGGAACAATTGATGCAGGGAGTCCGGCAGTACTTATTATTAGCACATCTGCTTTGAGGTCATTAGAGCTTATCAG AGGTTTGAAACCATTAACAAGAGAATGCCGCCCAGTGAAGCTTTTTGCGAAACATCTGAAAGTGGAAGACCAG GTTGCCTTGCTTAAGAATCGAGTAAATTTTGCTAGTGGTACACCAAGCAGGTATTTATTTTGGAGTTTCGTATTTCAGTCTtggttattctctaatttttggatcacAGATTTTTTTACCTGTATGTATTGCAAACTGGCACAAAAAATGCACTAA